CAATCGGGTCACGCCGGAGAAATCACCCGTCCCTAGGGTCAGGACGAACGTGCGCCACCGCACTGGCCGCACGAACGATCTACCACCCCGGCGAGGACGGTCGGGAGTAGGAGGAGCTGGATGTTCCAGAACGCCGACGAGGCCAAGAAGTTCATCGCGGACGAGGACGTCAAGTTCGTCGACGTCCGCTTCTGCGACCTGCCGGGCGTCATGCAGCACTTCACGGTGCCCGTCGAGGCGTTCGACCCGGACGAGGAGCTGGCCTTCGACGGATCGTCGATCCGCGGTTTCCAGGCCATCCACGAGTCGGACATGGCGCTGCGTGCCGACCTGTCCACGTCCCGTGTCGACCCGTTCCGCCGGGACAAGACGCTCAACATCAACTTCTTCATCCACGACCCGATCACGGGCGAGCAGTACTCCCGTGACCCGCGCAACGTGGCCCGCAAGGCCGAGGCCTACCTCGCCTCCACCGGCATCGCGGACACCGCGTTCTTCGGCCCCGAGGCCGAGTTCTACGTCTTCGACTCGGTGCGCTTCCAGACCAGCGCCAACGAGTCCTTCTACCACATCGACTCCGAGGCGGGCGCCTGGAACACCGGTGCGGTGGAGAACAACCGCGGCTACAAGGTCCGCTACAAGGGCGGCTACTTCCCAGTCGCGCCGGTGGACCACTTCGCGGACCTGCGCGCGGAGATCTCCCTGGAGCTGGAGAAGTCCGGCCTGAAGGTGGAGCGCCAGCACCACGAGGTGGGCACGGCCGGCCAGGCGGAGATCAACTACAAGTTCAACACGCTGCTCGCCGCCGCCGACGACCTCCAGCTCTTCAAGTACATCGTGAAGAACGTCGCCTGGCGCAACGGCAAGACCGCGACCTTCATGCCGAAGCCGATCTTCGGTGACAACGGCTCGGGCATGCACGTCCACCAGTCGCTGTGGAGCAACGGCGACCCGCTGTTCTACGACGAGGCCGGCTACGCGGGCCTGTCGGACATGGCCCGCTACTACATCGGCGGCATCCTCAAGCACGCCCCGTCGCTGCTGGCCTTCACCAACCCGACGGTGAACTCCTACCACCGCCTGGTGCCGGGCTTCGAGGCGCCGATCAACCTGGTGTACTCGCAGCGCAACCGCTCCGCCGCGATGCGCATCCCGATCACCGGCTCCAACCCGAAGGCCAAGCGCGTCGAGTTCCGCGCGCCCGACTCCTCCGGCAACCCGTACCTGGCCTTCTCGGCCCTCCTCCTCGCGGGCCTGGACGGCATCAAGAACAAGATCGAGCCGGCCGAGCCGATCGACAAGGACCTCTACGAGCTGGCTCCCGAGGAGCACGCGAGCGTCGCCCAGGTCCCGACCTCCCTCGGCGCCGTCCTCGACGCGCTGGAGGCGGACCACGAGTTCCTGCTCCAGGGCGACGTCTTCACGTCCGACCTGATCGAGACCTGGATCGACCTCAAGCGCACCCAGGAGATCGCCCCGCTGGCCCTGCGCCCGCACCCGCACGAGTTCGAGCTGTACTTCGACGTGTGATGTGGCCCCGGGCCGGAGCGGGCAGCCGCTCCGGCCCGGACCGTCCGTGGGCCGTCGGCCGTGTTCTTCCCGCGTGGAAAGGCACGGCCGACGGCCCGCGCGCGTGTGCGCATGCGTCGACGGCACAGGTGCCCGCACGCACCGGGGCCGCCTCCCGTGGGAGGCGGCCCCGGCCGTGTCCGTGCGACGGTTCGGTGCCGGTCAGGGCACCACGACCACCACGACCGGCGTGTTGCCGTAGCCGAAGCGGTTGAAGCCGTTGTTGAAGAAGAAGCCGCCGCGGTCGAAGCCCCGGTTGAAGCCGAAGCAGTTGTGGCCGTAGCAGCCCCGGTTCGTCGTCACGTGGGTCTGGGTGGCCGCCGACGCGGACCCGGCGGTGGCGATGGTGGCTCCGCCTGCCAGCAGAACGCCGACGGCGGACACCGCGGCGAGACGCCTCGCGCGCTGTGCTTTCATCGAACTGCCCTCCTTCCATTCCTCCCGCGCCGCCTCGGGCGCGGAAAGACGGCCGCGGCTCCGCCGTGGGCGGGACGCGGTCTGGGTGGTGCCGCCTGGATTCAGGAAGCAGGGCTGACGTTCCCCTGGTCGGCGGGGATGGCGCACGTCCGGCGCACCCTGCGGCGCGGCTCTGCTGAAAATGCTAGCGGCCGGGTGCGGACCCGGCATCCGGACGCGGGGCGGCCCCGGCCCGGGGAGGCTGTGCAACCTTT
This Streptomyces misionensis DNA region includes the following protein-coding sequences:
- the glnA gene encoding type I glutamate--ammonia ligase, with the translated sequence MFQNADEAKKFIADEDVKFVDVRFCDLPGVMQHFTVPVEAFDPDEELAFDGSSIRGFQAIHESDMALRADLSTSRVDPFRRDKTLNINFFIHDPITGEQYSRDPRNVARKAEAYLASTGIADTAFFGPEAEFYVFDSVRFQTSANESFYHIDSEAGAWNTGAVENNRGYKVRYKGGYFPVAPVDHFADLRAEISLELEKSGLKVERQHHEVGTAGQAEINYKFNTLLAAADDLQLFKYIVKNVAWRNGKTATFMPKPIFGDNGSGMHVHQSLWSNGDPLFYDEAGYAGLSDMARYYIGGILKHAPSLLAFTNPTVNSYHRLVPGFEAPINLVYSQRNRSAAMRIPITGSNPKAKRVEFRAPDSSGNPYLAFSALLLAGLDGIKNKIEPAEPIDKDLYELAPEEHASVAQVPTSLGAVLDALEADHEFLLQGDVFTSDLIETWIDLKRTQEIAPLALRPHPHEFELYFDV